Proteins encoded in a region of the Paenibacillus pedocola genome:
- a CDS encoding response regulator gives MLDSRPVILVIDDTPDNITLLSGLLKEQYKVKVATNGEKGLLIAKAAPPDLILLDIMLPGMDGYETCRRLKEDETLREIPVIFLTAKEEVEDENKGFDSGAVDYITKPISSPVLLSRVKTHLTLKRSKDFLADKNQFLEAEISRRMKEISLIQEVSVMAMAALAEMRDTETGNHIQRTKLYIQELATQLSRTDKYAARLYPEHIDLIVTSAPLHDIGKVGIPDHILLKPGKLTYEEFEVMKTHTTLGRDAVLRAEQLMDRPETFLRFAKEIVYSHHEKWNGTGYPEGLAGEQIPLSARLMAVADVYDALTSERVYKAAMPHEQAVEIIVADAGRHFDPDIVDIFVKCSYKFQEISERYKNDHLNA, from the coding sequence ATGCTGGATTCCAGACCTGTTATACTCGTCATAGACGATACGCCGGACAATATTACGCTGCTTAGCGGCTTGTTGAAAGAACAATACAAGGTTAAGGTTGCCACAAACGGCGAGAAAGGGCTGCTGATTGCCAAGGCTGCTCCGCCGGACTTGATTCTGCTGGATATTATGCTGCCGGGAATGGACGGTTACGAGACTTGCCGGAGATTGAAAGAGGACGAGACACTGCGGGAGATTCCGGTGATCTTTTTGACGGCGAAGGAAGAGGTAGAGGATGAGAATAAGGGCTTTGATTCTGGAGCGGTAGATTATATTACCAAGCCCATCAGCTCACCGGTTCTGCTGTCGCGTGTGAAGACCCACTTAACGTTGAAGCGCTCGAAGGATTTCCTTGCGGACAAAAATCAATTTCTTGAGGCGGAAATTTCCCGGCGGATGAAGGAGATTTCCTTAATTCAGGAGGTTTCGGTGATGGCGATGGCCGCCTTGGCCGAAATGCGGGATACGGAGACCGGCAACCATATTCAAAGAACCAAATTGTATATTCAGGAATTGGCGACGCAGCTGAGCCGGACGGACAAATATGCAGCCAGGCTGTACCCAGAGCATATCGACCTGATCGTTACGTCTGCCCCGCTGCATGATATCGGGAAGGTCGGCATCCCTGATCACATCCTCCTCAAGCCGGGCAAGCTGACTTATGAGGAATTTGAAGTGATGAAGACGCATACCACCTTGGGCAGAGATGCGGTTCTGCGTGCCGAACAGCTGATGGATCGTCCGGAGACGTTTCTCCGGTTCGCTAAGGAAATTGTCTATTCCCATCATGAGAAATGGAACGGTACGGGGTATCCGGAAGGGCTCGCCGGCGAGCAGATTCCGCTGTCAGCCCGGCTGATGGCTGTTGCGGATGTGTACGATGCGCTGACAAGCGAACGGGTGTACAAGGCAGCAATGCCTCATGAGCAGGCAGTAGAGATTATCGTTGCTGATGCCGGCCGGCATTTTGATCCCGATATCGTAGACATTTTCGTAAAGTGCAGCTATAAGTTTCAGGAGATTTCCGAGAGATATAAGAATGATCATCTGAACGCATAG
- a CDS encoding ATP-binding protein — protein MDKGKASILGMVIAIYILAVLLKGFSVEVFLNFVILILILYFAAFKNKKKDVSEYERIKKELSDQLYFTSQLMDSLPHPLFYIDDQQCFLGCNTAYEQAFEVSGCELAGIPIRDLPHLPMDAYHNLREMMAEVTESGQSSIRQIQRTFASGETHHILYTLSAYRLSDDSVGGYLGIMTDISDLKHKEKEILDNRNFLNAIISHIPVMITVKDVRTLKVFMGNQASADFLGLSPEELGDLELRSVFPEEIARRMIESDKKVIATGQVLSEIDIIPDDSEHCNLRYVQTTKLPILDMEGQPLYLLIVSEDITEARRKEAELKHALNLAEEATAAKSQFLANMSHEIRTPMNAIIGMAYLALKTELNPKQLDYLSKIHNAGTSLLGIINEILDFSKVESGKLELENTEFVLTDVISGVLDLAGQTAHEKGLQLLCEIPPDVPARLSGDPLRLGQIMTNLLSNAIKFTEAGEVSIGVELYSRIDSKVKLQFSVRDTGIGMNKETETKVFQAFTQADSSTTRKFGGTGLGLAISRKLVGIMGGSLWVDSEEGRGSTFTFTAWFDIVPATDLPARPVPVPTLDVQEKDYRLSGTRVLLVEDNEINRQIAAELLRSQGLLPDIAANGAEAVRMVESMSAERPYSIVLMDLQMPEMDGFQAGARIREMVPELPMIAMTARTMQEERERCFAAGMNGHVAKPIDPDILFTTIGRWVSHGIIQESAEGVGTAAEFRPSTETLPFLRLKGIETGKGLSRAGHNRELYISLLLKYAGNQRETVASLRKALRAEDTSAALRLAHNLKGVSGNIGVTDVQMLAGTLGKMLDSSAKPQELEQLLNRLEAAVQASTEEILGQLGGADHYNAAEIMPEQKNEPPIKLLGRLEDMLKDSDSEAVDYFASVRSVLAHAMTQDELRQLEYSLGMFEYEEALSLTRQAIRDRNYEQRLM, from the coding sequence ATGGATAAAGGCAAAGCAAGCATCTTAGGGATGGTTATAGCAATCTACATACTGGCTGTGCTGCTTAAAGGCTTCTCGGTAGAGGTGTTCCTCAATTTCGTCATTCTTATTTTGATCTTATATTTCGCTGCATTCAAAAATAAAAAGAAGGATGTCTCCGAGTACGAACGGATCAAAAAGGAGCTGTCGGATCAGCTCTATTTCACCTCCCAATTGATGGATTCCCTGCCGCATCCGCTTTTTTATATCGATGACCAGCAGTGTTTTCTGGGCTGTAATACCGCCTATGAGCAAGCATTTGAAGTGTCTGGCTGCGAATTGGCCGGCATTCCGATACGCGATCTTCCCCATTTGCCTATGGACGCTTACCACAATCTTCGTGAGATGATGGCTGAGGTAACGGAGAGCGGCCAGTCTTCGATCCGCCAGATTCAGAGAACCTTTGCGAGCGGTGAAACGCACCACATTCTTTATACGCTGTCTGCCTACCGTCTGTCGGATGATTCAGTGGGCGGATACCTTGGGATTATGACCGATATTAGCGATCTGAAGCACAAAGAGAAGGAAATCCTGGATAACCGGAATTTTCTCAATGCCATTATCAGTCATATTCCGGTAATGATTACGGTCAAGGATGTCCGGACGTTGAAGGTATTCATGGGAAATCAGGCCAGTGCGGACTTTCTGGGCCTTAGTCCCGAGGAGCTTGGCGACCTGGAGCTTAGATCGGTATTCCCTGAGGAAATTGCCCGGAGGATGATTGAATCGGACAAAAAGGTAATTGCAACAGGACAAGTCCTGAGTGAGATCGATATCATTCCCGATGACAGCGAACACTGCAATCTGAGATATGTTCAGACCACTAAGCTGCCAATTTTAGATATGGAGGGACAGCCGCTGTATCTGCTCATTGTGTCCGAAGATATCACCGAGGCGAGACGGAAGGAAGCGGAGCTGAAACATGCCCTGAATCTGGCGGAAGAAGCGACTGCAGCCAAATCGCAGTTTCTGGCGAATATGAGCCATGAGATCCGGACGCCGATGAATGCCATTATTGGCATGGCTTATCTGGCGCTTAAGACAGAACTCAATCCGAAACAGCTGGACTATCTCTCCAAAATTCATAATGCCGGTACTTCGCTGCTTGGCATTATTAATGAGATCCTCGATTTCTCAAAGGTGGAGTCAGGCAAGCTGGAACTGGAAAATACGGAGTTTGTCTTAACGGACGTGATTTCAGGGGTACTAGATTTAGCGGGCCAGACCGCTCACGAGAAGGGGCTGCAGCTGTTGTGTGAAATCCCGCCTGATGTGCCCGCACGGCTTAGCGGCGATCCGCTTCGCCTTGGCCAGATCATGACCAATCTGCTAAGTAATGCGATTAAGTTCACCGAGGCGGGTGAAGTTTCGATTGGGGTGGAGCTATACAGTAGGATCGACAGTAAGGTGAAGCTTCAATTCAGTGTACGTGATACTGGGATTGGCATGAACAAAGAGACGGAAACCAAGGTATTCCAGGCCTTTACGCAGGCAGACAGCTCCACTACGCGGAAGTTTGGGGGAACGGGTCTGGGCCTGGCGATCAGCCGCAAGCTGGTGGGCATTATGGGAGGCAGTCTTTGGGTGGACAGTGAAGAAGGCAGAGGCAGTACATTTACGTTCACGGCATGGTTCGATATCGTCCCGGCTACAGACTTACCAGCAAGACCTGTTCCGGTACCGACACTCGATGTGCAGGAAAAAGACTACCGGCTGTCCGGCACCCGTGTCCTGCTGGTGGAAGACAATGAGATTAACCGGCAGATCGCTGCTGAGCTGCTAAGAAGTCAGGGACTGCTTCCGGATATTGCTGCTAATGGAGCTGAAGCGGTGCGGATGGTGGAATCCATGTCTGCGGAAAGACCTTACAGCATTGTGCTGATGGACCTGCAGATGCCGGAAATGGACGGCTTTCAGGCGGGGGCAAGAATCCGGGAAATGGTTCCCGAGCTGCCTATGATTGCTATGACAGCACGTACCATGCAGGAAGAGCGGGAACGCTGCTTCGCAGCCGGCATGAACGGCCATGTTGCCAAACCGATTGATCCGGATATTCTTTTCACTACGATCGGCAGATGGGTTTCGCATGGAATCATCCAGGAATCAGCAGAAGGCGTTGGAACGGCAGCTGAGTTCAGACCCTCTACAGAAACCTTGCCATTCCTGCGGCTGAAGGGTATTGAAACCGGAAAGGGGCTCAGCCGCGCCGGACACAACCGGGAACTGTATATCAGCCTGCTGTTGAAATATGCCGGGAATCAGCGTGAAACGGTAGCAAGCTTGCGTAAGGCGCTAAGGGCAGAGGATACTTCAGCAGCGCTAAGGCTTGCTCATAATCTGAAGGGGGTCTCCGGTAATATTGGAGTTACGGATGTCCAGATGCTGGCCGGCACCCTGGGTAAAATGTTAGACAGCTCTGCTAAGCCGCAAGAGCTGGAGCAGCTTCTGAACAGGCTGGAAGCGGCGGTTCAAGCCAGCACTGAGGAAATCCTCGGGCAGCTGGGCGGTGCTGATCACTATAATGCAGCAGAGATCATGCCTGAGCAGAAAAATGAACCGCCAATAAAGCTGCTCGGCCGGTTAGAGGATATGCTGAAGGACAGTGATAGTGAAGCTGTCGATTATTTTGCATCTGTAAGGAGCGTATTAGCACATGCGATGACACAAGATGAGCTGAGACAGCTGGAGTACAGTCTGGGCATGTTTGAATATGAGGAAGCCCTCTCCCTTACCCGGCAGGCCATAAGAGATCGAAATTATGAACAGAGGTTGATGTAA
- a CDS encoding glycosyltransferase family 4 protein yields MRLALFTDTYLPQTNGVARTLHRLTGHLNRRGIEHLLFTPKPASGQNDNDPVRKIVSIPFFLYPECRLALPHMSSIHNELRAFSPDLVHMATPFNLGLCGLRYAQKQNLPHVASYHTHFDRYLQYYRMRRIVPLYWKYMKWFHRSCDAILAPSQETIGSLRAHGFSGLRLWSRGVDCGLYTPEKRSADVRERYGIGSQLLLIYVGRIAPEKDIATLLAAMQLLPDSIASAAHLLIVGDGPQLPELRAAAPQNVTFSGSKYGQELAELYAAGDLFVFPSCTETFGNVVLEAMASGLPVIAADAGGSRDLVVPDRSGTLFEPHQPAAMAEAICRLAEQPMLRMAMGQEGRRLALGRSWEHIFDRLISDYEEVIEGRRIKSPAGIFTA; encoded by the coding sequence ATGCGTCTAGCTTTGTTTACGGACACCTATCTTCCGCAGACCAATGGGGTTGCCCGCACACTCCACCGCCTGACCGGCCATCTGAACCGCCGCGGAATCGAGCACCTGCTGTTTACCCCGAAACCGGCCTCTGGACAAAACGACAACGACCCGGTCCGCAAAATTGTCAGCATTCCATTTTTTCTGTATCCCGAATGCAGATTAGCGCTGCCCCATATGTCCTCCATTCACAATGAGCTGCGGGCCTTCAGCCCGGATCTGGTGCACATGGCAACCCCCTTCAACCTCGGCCTGTGCGGCCTCCGCTATGCCCAGAAGCAGAACCTCCCGCATGTTGCTTCCTACCACACCCACTTTGACCGTTACCTTCAATATTACCGGATGCGCAGAATTGTCCCGCTGTACTGGAAATACATGAAATGGTTTCACCGGTCCTGTGATGCGATTCTAGCACCCTCCCAGGAGACCATCGGCTCGCTGCGTGCACACGGATTTTCCGGGCTGCGCCTGTGGTCCAGAGGCGTTGACTGCGGTCTTTACACTCCAGAGAAGCGTTCAGCGGATGTACGGGAGCGCTACGGGATCGGAAGCCAGCTGCTGCTAATATATGTAGGACGAATCGCCCCGGAAAAAGATATTGCCACCCTCCTTGCCGCTATGCAGCTGCTTCCGGATTCCATTGCCTCCGCAGCGCACCTGCTCATTGTAGGCGATGGTCCGCAGCTGCCGGAGCTGCGGGCCGCAGCACCTCAGAATGTTACCTTCTCCGGCAGTAAATATGGGCAGGAACTGGCGGAGCTGTATGCCGCAGGCGACCTGTTCGTCTTCCCCTCCTGTACGGAAACCTTCGGCAATGTCGTGCTTGAAGCCATGGCCTCGGGTCTTCCTGTCATCGCGGCAGATGCCGGCGGCTCGCGGGATCTGGTCGTGCCGGACCGAAGCGGCACACTGTTTGAGCCGCATCAGCCGGCGGCAATGGCTGAGGCGATATGCAGGCTGGCGGAGCAGCCTATGCTGCGTATGGCTATGGGCCAGGAGGGTCGGCGGCTGGCGCTTGGCCGTTCCTGGGAGCATATTTTTGACCGGCTGATCAGTGATTACGAGGAGGTTATTGAAGGCCGGCGGATAAAAAGCCCGGCAGGGATTTTCACAGCCTAG
- a CDS encoding GNAT family N-acetyltransferase, whose product MEVLETERLILRRFQPGDGEDLHEYLSREEVVKFEPYGVHSETESRAEALRRSEDPAFWAVCLNDSGKLIGNIYFQQQMPHHFRTWELGYVFNTEFQGCGYAAEACRKLLEYGFTSLQVRRVTAHCDPDNAPSWRLLERLNLRREGHFLQTGYFKKDELGRPNWHDTYAYGLLENEWQSSRMVKRDEN is encoded by the coding sequence ATGGAAGTATTAGAAACAGAGCGTTTGATCTTAAGACGCTTCCAACCCGGGGATGGAGAGGATCTGCATGAGTATCTCTCCCGCGAGGAAGTTGTCAAATTCGAGCCCTATGGGGTTCATAGCGAAACAGAGAGCAGGGCAGAGGCGCTGCGGCGTTCGGAGGATCCTGCGTTTTGGGCAGTCTGTCTGAACGATTCAGGGAAGCTGATCGGCAATATATATTTTCAGCAGCAGATGCCGCATCATTTCCGGACTTGGGAGCTGGGCTATGTATTCAATACCGAATTTCAAGGCTGCGGTTATGCGGCGGAAGCCTGCCGTAAATTGCTGGAATACGGTTTTACCTCTTTGCAGGTCCGGCGTGTAACTGCACATTGTGATCCTGATAATGCCCCGTCCTGGCGGCTGCTGGAGAGACTGAACCTGCGCCGGGAAGGCCACTTCCTTCAGACCGGATATTTCAAAAAGGATGAACTGGGCCGCCCAAATTGGCATGATACGTATGCGTATGGATTGCTTGAGAATGAGTGGCAATCATCAAGAATGGTGAAAAGAGATGAAAATTAA
- a CDS encoding helix-turn-helix transcriptional regulator: MKINRLLGIVVYLLNREVVSARTLAENFEVSPRTIQRDMESIGLAGIPIGSIQGVNGGYYILDSFKMNRQLLQPEDYNYIVAALRGLISGYNSRRAEETVEKMLSLSPEGSEAVQPLQLDLEVLREGSGTVQYIEIIEEAIRQKCTVQFQYTNARQTVSSRSVEPLLLSYKWYAWYLFAYCRDRRDYRLFRLSRIREIQNTGEAFTQDHGNAARLLAAHQDRRPNITVKLACPADRRVQLEEAFPKARLLEERCTELVMEFTVPEEESGWFATLLLLGGQCTVLEPESLRLRLQSHARMILQKYEGNDDRQLSGLPVYNGDIHTIRRA, encoded by the coding sequence ATGAAAATTAACCGGCTGCTCGGGATTGTGGTGTATCTGCTTAACCGGGAGGTAGTCAGCGCCCGTACGCTTGCGGAGAACTTCGAAGTCTCCCCGCGCACCATCCAGCGTGATATGGAATCGATCGGTCTTGCCGGAATCCCCATAGGTTCGATCCAGGGCGTTAATGGGGGGTATTACATTCTGGACAGCTTCAAAATGAACAGGCAGCTGCTCCAGCCGGAGGATTATAATTACATTGTAGCCGCGCTGAGAGGCCTCATCTCCGGATATAACAGCAGACGCGCAGAGGAAACGGTAGAAAAGATGTTGTCCTTATCCCCTGAAGGCAGTGAGGCAGTACAGCCGTTACAGCTGGATTTGGAAGTGCTGCGAGAGGGAAGCGGGACCGTACAGTACATTGAGATCATTGAGGAAGCTATACGCCAAAAATGTACGGTTCAGTTTCAATATACGAATGCCCGGCAGACGGTTTCCAGCCGGAGTGTAGAGCCCTTGCTTTTGTCGTATAAATGGTACGCGTGGTATTTGTTCGCATATTGCCGTGACCGGAGGGATTACCGGCTGTTCCGGCTCTCGCGGATCAGGGAGATTCAGAACACCGGCGAAGCTTTTACGCAGGATCACGGGAATGCAGCGCGTTTGCTTGCCGCTCATCAGGATCGTCGGCCCAATATCACAGTTAAGCTTGCTTGTCCGGCAGATCGGAGAGTACAGCTGGAGGAGGCTTTTCCAAAAGCAAGGCTGCTGGAAGAAAGGTGCACTGAACTGGTGATGGAATTTACGGTTCCTGAAGAAGAGAGCGGCTGGTTTGCTACCCTGCTGCTGCTCGGAGGCCAATGTACTGTACTTGAACCGGAATCGCTGCGGCTGAGGCTGCAAAGCCATGCCCGGATGATTTTACAGAAGTATGAAGGTAATGACGACAGACAGTTGTCCGGATTGCCCGTTTATAATGGAGATATCCACACTATAAGGAGGGCTTGA
- a CDS encoding GNAT family N-acetyltransferase, with amino-acid sequence MEIKLLDPYTVCPIFDTGSFLLRLVQQEDAEDLLGCYSDPESIPLFNSDNCLYGFSMHLLDDMKATIEAWLAEYQARGFVRFSIIEQTFGKVIGTVEFFTRAVQSADGQHEAGILRLDLKSVYEREAALCEILELIESRFGEYFAFSSILTKAVPQAAARISVLHRLGYQRIEQSSDLPYDDYYIKEINTGS; translated from the coding sequence ATGGAGATTAAGTTACTGGACCCTTACACCGTTTGTCCTATATTTGATACCGGTAGCTTTTTGCTAAGATTGGTACAGCAGGAGGATGCTGAAGATTTACTCGGGTGCTATTCGGACCCGGAGTCCATCCCCCTGTTTAACAGCGACAACTGTCTTTACGGCTTCAGCATGCACCTGCTGGATGATATGAAGGCCACTATTGAAGCCTGGCTCGCAGAATACCAGGCACGGGGATTTGTACGGTTCAGCATTATTGAGCAGACTTTTGGCAAGGTGATCGGGACGGTGGAGTTTTTTACCAGGGCAGTGCAATCCGCAGACGGACAGCATGAAGCCGGAATTTTGCGGCTTGATCTTAAATCCGTTTATGAACGGGAAGCAGCGCTTTGCGAGATTCTGGAGCTGATAGAGTCGCGGTTTGGCGAGTATTTTGCATTCTCCAGTATATTGACTAAGGCAGTGCCCCAGGCTGCGGCAAGAATCAGCGTTCTGCATCGTCTGGGTTATCAGAGGATAGAGCAAAGCTCCGATTTACCGTATGATGACTACTACATAAAAGAAATAAACACCGGATCGTAA